CGACCGCTGGTGTTTCGAATccgaaaatattgtatatttgtgaTAAAGACTTTAAGCCAGTCCTTCTGATGCTATACTTTATTGATGTAATTTGCAGAATATTGAGTAATTTGTATGCAATGtactgtactttttaaaaaaaattatttgaacatcTTTTTAATGGCCCCGGTCTAACGAAACGCTAAAATAATATTCCTATTTATTTCCTACGTTTAtttcaatatacaatgtatatgctttattgattcctttatttagcaggtttttcaaggaattttgtgCAGGAAAAGTGAATTTTCcgtattttacctttttaaattctcttcgaagtttactgaaaggttaatataaaaatttagtatatatacgttatatataaacaacggtcccttgtccgcaattcgcgcGTTGCATTATGGTAtctctgcggtgtgttctatttatagaatacgaGAGAGCGCTATTTCGACCAAGTGTCGTACTTTATATGAAAATTAGACCAAGTGTCGTATTCGGCTAAGTGTCGGATTCGACCATGTTTCATGTTCGGCGAAGTGTCATATTCGACCAAGTGTCTTTCGACGAAGTGTCGTGCACCGCTCTGGATTTATGGCTCTTGGATTGTTCAAAATTTAATCGATCAAACTGTGTCTGCTGTTATTGTTGATgattgcattctgtgcttccaaaggatctttttatagattttataaacaGTGTCTGCTGTTTAACTTAATCAGTTCATATTCAATGTTCACAAAACTGGGCCACAATGAGCATAATATGTTCGGGCATTTCGATAACTATCCCCATTGCCTCAGTGGCACTGGAGTTATGTCACTTGAATGAACTAAAAATGCGAAAAATGTCAGACTAGATTTCGTGCATGTCATGCGTTGGAGATAACATGCCATGCGATCATAATTCACATGTGTGGTAATATGTTCAAACGTATATGCTATACCGAGAGTACAGAGGTCTAATGGATTTACATGCGAAAGGTCAAGGGTTCGAATTCTATCATGGCTGTAATTTGTACATGTTTATTTCGATAAACTGCATTTATAATGTTTTATACATTCTGCATATACACTAAAATTCAAAGAATAAAAAGTCATTTCAAGACAGCTGcttttgtttaattgttaataAATTCGACGACACGCCTCGGAGTGATGAATATACATGTTTAATCATTTTGGTGGGTAAGGCATTTCCTTTTATTCTTCTTTTTACATAATAAGGTTGTCACTCGAAATGCCATGGTTCGTTAAATGTTGTCACTATAGAAATGCCATGGTTCGTTAAATGTTGTGTCTACacttaatgtattttcttttatttcacaagaaaaaaaaatgataatgataatgataataataaaaaaaaaacaaccactcCACCAGTCCGTACTTTGATTATACTATTAAAGAATTATTCataattattcatatatatataaatacaatatcTTTCTTTCATTGCTAACTCAATAAAATGTTATCAGAtgtaatcaaaattatttttatgtggCACGGAAATATAAAACGGATAAAATttatctccccccccccccccaaaaaaaaaataaaataaataaaataaaatgaagtttAGTTTATATAAACTTTCTTAAAGTTCAAGCCGTCTATAATTATATGTCATAGGCAGGGGTCTAGaatttatttatagttttaattTATCTGGAAACGAATGTAAAGACTGGTGTGATAGAGTTAGTAaacacttttaaatatacaaaatgttacGAGTTTTACTCCACTGTATTAACGACGCCTAAAACAATTATGATTAACAATAAAAATTGCAATAGAAAATAGTGTGTTTAGTAGAGCAGATGGGAATAAACTTCGTACTTATAAAACGCGTAAAACTAGACATGAAAAACTGAAAGCTACTTTAAAATGATTCTCTAAAAACAAGCTAAAAGATGTGGTGTAGGGACAGTTAGCAGTATAAAGGcataaagttaattttaaaacagataTCAAAATCTATGACGTGGTTCCCTTTAGCAAAAAGGAGTGAAACTTGGGTACAAGAGGTTATCTCTAAATGTTAAGAATATTATATTCGGAGACCATTGTGATGTAAGCAAGTTATaatgaaattatacaaaaaatgtatgaaaattgtttaaaccaagatacccatttcaaatacatttgtaatcagatgtttattatttaaaaggaCTTCAATTTTACCCATCCAATTAAGATCAaaatttactctttttttttcgtGGCATTTCACGAAAACAGCTATTGTTTATTCTAATAAAAGTCTTTTACTTCTGGAATATAACGAAGGATACACGAATGAAAATTATATGATaacgaaaaagaaaacaaacaaacaaacaaacaacaacaacaacaaataaacaaacaaaaaatgaatctTATATAATACGTAACGGTAACATGTAAGCagatttgaaatattatatgtcGTCATCCTTTTGTAGATACCCCGGGCTCGGTTTAATTGAACCCATTCATGGAAAACGAGTATAAATATCACATGTTCCACGCCCCCTAGCGCATATTCTGCTTAAGCGGAACTGAATATCTTCTATAGGCTTATAATACATAAAGTACATTTACTTACATATTTCGAATAGAAATACTTAAACAAGCATAAAACTATAGTCAAAAAGCACTTTAAATTGAAAACGTAACAAACTGAATTATAAAAAGacaaaatgcaaataacacaGTCTACACAATAAGACTCATATACAAGAACTGTAATGATATTTTACATCCATGCACAATGGGTTATAAGCATATCATTTCCGCAATAATGATAGTTTAAACAGAACGTCTAAAACAGCAGCTCACTGTCCATCATTGgtagaaaattaaaaatttccgaTGATAGAATAAGCCATCCCAATTTCAAAATGAGTAATGCTGCTGTAAAACTCGACGATGATCCAACACTTTATAAAGCAGTAATCCAGTATTGTTGTACAAGCGATTTGTAAGCAATAGCCACACCCTGACTATGCTCCAAATGATTGTTTCATTTTAGATCCTGCCACAGACAGGACAATGTCCATCACGTGTGGCACAAGACTCACAAACCCAAACGCTACAACACACGGAACCTAAAGCTGCTTGACTATCGCTGCGTCGGCGACACCTTCGGCACATATTCGGCTGATCGTGAGCAtctaagtatataataaaatgctaATTTACTGCGTGGGACCACTGTTTCCTccaaacatttaaaattgtttacgACCTACGTcgctcatctttttttttaaactcgttCGCGACCACATTCCAGTcgttttttcatataattattatttaagaaaaatgctATATACATTCCTCAAAAATTGTGAAACATGCTTAGCtacttttattatttgaaaagaaaaaagaaaactacaaGACAATTATAACCATTTTTTCCACGGTACGTTTATTTAAATgcttttatgatattttacaaaataagtaaCATTTTTGTTACGTTAACATTACCGCGCATGTTATTGAACGATAGTGGTACCTGTAGAAGCGGATCGGTCAATGTCGTCTCTTCGGACTCTTTCAACTCCCTCTTTTTCACTGATGCCGAAGACATTAATTTTCTTAGTCGTAGGACTACCACTCTCCCCTTGAAAACAAAAGAACTGCTATCTAAGTTTATGTGTACATTTCCGTTTGTTCGTGGTTGAAAAAGGTATAATTCCATTTTCTCattagggggcctccgtggccaagtggttaaggtcgctgacttcaaatcacttgcctctcatcgatgtgggttcgaccctctctcggggctttgaattcttcatgtgaggaagccatccagctggcgtacggaaggtcggtggttctacccaggtgcccgctcgtggtgaaataatgcaaggaggggcatctggggtctgcctccaccatcaaagctggaaagtcgccatatgacctacagttgtgtcggtgcgacgttaagcccaacaaaaaaaaatttctcatTGTTACTTGGATTTTCAAAATAGtgaaagatttaaattttttagttaaacCTGCTACAATTTGAGAGTCAGCCTAAAGTTCTGAAGAAAAAGTTactaaccaaaaaaaaatcaatgaaccACTGTACCACTGATTTATTAATGCTTTCAAAATATGAGTACAATTATACCTGCAGCTTTAAGGTATGGTTTTAGTTTGTAGCAGaatgaattatatataatataatatacagaATAAGTTCtgtataagtaagtaagtaagtaagtaagtagaTAAGTAAGTACTTAGTCTACTGTTTATGTTCATGGTAACATAATACAATtctaatatttacaaacaaattaaaacacaGTCCCATATGCCTATGGGTCACGTGTGTGAATAGCAGGTATCTGTGTTGTAGACATTATAAATtacaatatttgatcaaaatacacGATTGACATTGGATCGAGAGATTGTAAAACGCGCGATGGACCAGCCATATGCATAGTTTCCAAGGTGTTAAAGAAAGACgtcagacattttttttatttatattgatcTTGAGTCCCGGCAAAAATGTGCTTCAATCACATTATGTGAGGCCTTACATTCAGATCATGTATGTTTGCTATTTAAGTCTACATACCTATTTCCCTAGCAGATCTTTTCAGCTTTCTGCGGCCATCTGTCAGCACCtgataataaacaacatttttttaatataagagcGGTTGTTATTTCATACATTTATAGTATTGTGTAATATCATGATATTATTATTTAAGTAAGCTCTTGTGGAACAGTTATAAGAATATAACACTATCTGGTCAAATGAAATCCATCATATTAGGCCTAGAAAGCATAAGGACAGTCAGATCTGATAGCATATCGCTAGATTGCGTGTTTGCCTCGTCTTTCGTAGACATATTTAAAGCTAGTCGTGTATAGCTACATTACATAGTTAGTCTAGTTAAAACCACATTTCCATCAAAATTAACACAGTAAAAGCTGCAATTGCCCTCAAGCTATGGCAGTACCATGTACTCGTAGCGCAATGTACATACATATAGACTGCAATTACAAACGCATAACTTATGTTTAGCAACAGCGAATAGCAAAGCCAGTGTACCTTCTCTACAAATTCTTCTCCTTTAGTAAGAATAACATGTATGCAATGCGGAGCTTGCTTGGCATGCTCTTCCCAAAGACTATCATCCCACTTCAAGTTTTTAAACCATACACCGCAATGGTAACATTTCAGCGAACCATCAGCGCCTGTAAAAGCAGGGATGCTTTGGACATGAAGCGAACACTATTGTAGCTAACAGTTTTCAAGCTTTCCTTTTTAAGGAACATTCAACGGATAGGCGTAGAATATGCTTTCATAAGCAAAGCCAATCGGTCGGATGCGTTCTTCTTTTATTAAAGGCAAAATAAAGAGCAAACTAACTAAAAAGCAGAATACTCATCAAAACTATGTCTAATGTCAAGTGACACTCTGCTCTAGtatgaaacatatgaaattaaaagACCTTTCAGCCAAGTTCAGAACTGCCTCATGTAAATCCTTACCATACCAGGAAAGTCCAATTGTGTTTTCTTTCAGATACATTTTGTGTTTTAATATGGATATTTTTTCAAATGACGGAATTAACATTTTATTCCCCCAGTCATTGATAtgtcttaatttaaaataatccAATTATCTACATCCAATTTAACATATTctttctgaatgaaaataaaagtcatAGTACTAgaaaataatatgtattataccggaaacaaaactgaaaaaaagaacgACAGACTTTTAAGGCAAAACCTAAAGACGActtaaaacaacaatttaaagACTGTAATAGCTCATTAATCGTTACAGAGTCTTTGTGGTTAAAACGTATAAACCTTTAATGATTAGGCTATTGTGCTTAGACTCCCGTTCGCTTTGCACACATatataaaaaagtgaaattgCTATCTTTCTCATACCAAAAGTAAATGCATTCAAAGGAATGACAGTGGCCTCAATGGACAAGCGGTTAATGTCACTAGCTTTAAACCACTTACCCCGATCGCCGATGTGGGTTAGAGTCTAAGTTTGGGCGTAGAGGCAATCCAGAggcttacggaaggccgatggttgtacccaggtgcccgccggTGATGATATAATGCCAGGACGAGCAACTGGAGTCTTCCTCAACCATGAAgagcaggaaagtcgccatatgacctagaacTGTGTCGGTATGAATTTTAAGAATACATAAAAGGAATGACGAAAAACCGCTTATTTATTGGTGTACAGAATGTTACAGAAAGAAAATCTTAGAATTGTCAGGGGATACTAGTCTATGTGTTCTTCGTATAACACTTGATGTTTTACCTGTATAGAAAAATCCCGCATCCACGACTACTTTCAGATCAGGGAATGTTCGGCGAATATCCGCGTTGTCAAAGGATGCGAATCTAAAGTTAGGATGCATCATCTCTCTATGTTTTGGCATTGTAAGTGGAACACCTCGGGAAGTTCGGTACTGACCGGCGCATCTTGAACTTGGACTACACGAAGAAGACTGTTGTTGTCTTCTTAAGAGAAGATCATTGACCCCAAGTATCGTAAGATCTGATATAAATCCCACAGATTGAAACATTTTCTGGTAAAATATCTATATGcctttttatgaaaattgtaatATAATCTGTAATTTGTTTGCTGTTAGACCtatgtataatatgtaatttGGCTAACAATAACCTTTTTGAAACTCAAAGCCTTTGGCATTGTTGGGGATGGTTTAAACTAAAATGACACCATAATATTCT
This is a stretch of genomic DNA from Mercenaria mercenaria strain notata chromosome 4, MADL_Memer_1, whole genome shotgun sequence. It encodes these proteins:
- the LOC123550994 gene encoding E3 ubiquitin-protein ligase XIAP-like, whose amino-acid sequence is MVDSKYSSHAERLTSLSNWPGRNLFDIGAVAESGLYYLVCDDGDRVRCAFCEFTIANWKILDDIWKLHASFVPTCVHLLCSKGIEYVKEVLQEENCNAEHVHVLLNSTTQRFRDCRSRRPEDLTILGVNDLLLRRQQQSSSCSPSSRCAGQYRTSRGVPLTMPKHREMMHPNFRFASFDNADIRRTFPDLKVVVDAGFFYTGADGSLKCYHCGVWFKNLKWDDSLWEEHAKQAPHCIHVILTKGEEFVEKVLTDGRRKLKRSAREIGESGSPTTKKINVFGISEKEGVERVRRDDIDRSASTDAHDQPNMCRRCRRRSDSQAALGSVCCSVWVCESCATRDGHCPVCGRI